Within the Candidatus Delongbacteria bacterium genome, the region GCCCGCGTGCCCCAGGCGGTCCAGGGCGCGGGCCTCCGCCGCGTCGGGGGCGGATTCCCACTGGGCCGCCAGCAGCGGGGCCAGCGCGGCCCGCCGTTCCCGGCCCGCCGGGGAGAGGGGTCGCGCCAGGCTGGCGTTGAGGGCGCTGGGCAGGCTCATGCGTCCCGCTCCCAGACCAGGATGCTGCGCGGGGCGTCCGTCTGCCAGGGCCGGCCATCCAAGTCGCCCCAGTGGGCCAATTCGCGCAGCCCGGCGGCCCGCGCCGGCCCGCGGAACCAATCCGGCCCGTAGAGCTTGACGCGTTCCACGACCTCTCGCGGCTCGGCGCCGGGCGGACCGAAGCGGATCGTCTTTTCCACCTGGTTGCTGGCGGGCAGAAGGCGGCGCTGTTCGAGCACGCGCCAGTCGCCCACGTGGCGCTCGCTCGCGGCCACCAGTCCGGCCCGCAGCCAGGCCGGATTGAGCGTGTCCAGCACCAGCCGGCCGCCCGGCCGGGGCAGGGCCAGCAGGCCGTCCCAGACCCGCGCGTTGGCCGCGTCGTCGTCCAGATAGCCCAGGCTGGTGAAGAGCGAGAGCACCAGGCCCGCGCCGCGGCGGAAGGGCAGCCGGCCCAGATCCCCGCGCAGCAGCACGGGTTCACGCGCCCCGGCCCGGGCGGCCAGCCCGGCCCGCAGCAGGGGCTGCGACCAGTCCAGCCCCAGCACGCGGTAGCCCCGGGCGCTGAGCAGCAGGCTGTGCCGCGCGGCGCCGCAGGCCAGATCCAGCACGGGTCCGCAGGCCTCGGGCGGCGGAATCAGCCCGCAACCCGCCAGCCGGTCCAGGAAGGCCGCGGCCTCGCCGGGATCCCGGTGCTGGTACAGGGTCAGGTAGTCCTGGTCGAACCAGGACTGGTGCCAGGGTGGGGGTGCGGGACGTGTGTTCACGCGGGCAAGATCAGAATCCCGCGCCGCCGGGGCCAACTGCCCCGCCGCCGGTTGGGCCAACCGCGCCTTCGCCGGCCGCGGCCTCGTCCAACTGGCGCAGCAGGCGGTCCAGCTCCTTGAGCTTGAAGGGCTTGGGCAGCACGCGATCCACGGCGTGCCGCTGCAGGTCCTCCTGCTTGATCTGCGCGCCCCAGCCGGTGACCAGGATCACCAGCGGCTGGCGCTCGCCGGCTTCCTGGCGCAGGCGGTCGGTGAACTCCCAGCCGTTCATGCCTGGCATGCCCAGATCGGTGAAGACCAGCTCGGGGCGTTGCTCGCGCCAGATCTCCAGGCCCTCGGGCGCCGAGGCGGCCTCGCGCACCTCGTGGCCCATCAGGCGCAGGGTGTCCACCAGCACGGCGCGCACGTCGGGCTCGTCGTCCACCACCAGGGCCGTGTGCGGCCGGCCGCCCTGGAGGGTCTCGCGCGTGGAGGGCGCGGCGGGCACGGGAGCGACGGAATCCGCCGGCGGCGCGGGCAGCGTGATGCGGAAGGCGCTGCCCCGGCCGGGCTCGCTCTCGGCGCGGATCTCGCCCTGGTGGCGCTCGATGATCCCGAAACAGACCGAGAGGCCCAGGCCGTTGCCGCGCGGCCCCTTGGTGGTGAAGAAGGGGTCGAAGATGTGCTCCAGCACGTCCCGGCCCATCCCCTGGCCCGTGTCCGTCACCACCAGTTCCACGCCGGTCTCCCGGCTGCGGGTGGAGATGCTCAGCACGCCGCCGCCGGGCATGGCGTCCAGGGCGTTGAGGATCAGGTTGTGCAGCACTTCGCGCAGCTCGGCCGCGTTGCCCCAGGCGGCCACGGGGGCCGGGCAGTCCCGGCGGATCTCGTAGGTCAGGCCCAGTCGGTGCGCGCCGTCGCGCCACAAGGCGCGGGTCATCTCCAGCGAATCCTCCACCAGTGCGTTCAGGTCCAGCCGCTCGAAGTCCTGCTGCTCGCGCACCCGGGAGAAGTCCTGGATCCGCCGCACCACGGCGGCGCCGTCCAGCGCGCTGCGGTGGATGCTGGCCAGCCCGTCGCGGACGGCGGGGGGCAGCTCCTCCAGTTGCAGCAGCTCGGAGCGGGCGATGATCGCGCCCAGGATGTTGTTGAAGTCGTGGGCCACGCCGCCGGCCATCTGGCCCATGGTCTTGAGCTTCTCCGCCCGGACCAGGGTGCGCCGGGTGTGCTGGAGGTCCTCGTTCATCTGCTGGAGCTGCTGGTTGGCCGCCTCCAGCTCCTGGGTCTGGGCGCGCAGCCGGTCGCCCTGGCTGCCCAGGTTGCGGTTCAGGTCCTCCAGCACGCGGTTGCCGCGCTCCAGCTCCTCGCCGCGCTCGCGCAGCGACTGGTTGGACTCGTCCAACCGGGCGTGGACGAGCTTGAGTTCGTTGTAGCGGCGCAGGTAGGTGTGGACCCAGACCAGCGGCACGGTGGCCAGCGCCACGCCCAGCCAGCCCAGTTCGATCTTCAGGTAGAAGAGCTGGGCGCCCAGATAGAGCAGGATGGTGTTGCCGCCCAGGTCGAAGTAGTGGCTGGCGCGCATCTGCTGGCCCAGCGGCGTGCCGCGCTCCAGCCGGACGGCCAGGCTGACCAGCAGCAGATTGGCGCTCACCACGCCCACGAAGGGCAGCACCAGTTGCAGGTAGCTGAGCGGCAGGTCCAGCGCCGGGGTCTGGCCGGTCTGCCCGCCCGCCCAGCGGAACAGCAGGTGGGCCAGGTTGACCGCCAGCAGCATCTGGGCGGCGTTGAACAACACCTTGTACCAGATGGCCCGGCGGCGGATGAAGTTGAGATAGACCGAGTTCAGCGCCACGGCCGGCCCGGCGAAGGGCGCGCCGAAACTGAGCAGCAGGCAGTAGTTCAGGGCGCTGTTGAGGGTGGAGACGGCGCCGCCGCTGCGGGAGACGATGGGGAAGTGCGAGACGCCCAGCAGCAGGCCGAACCAGACCAGCCGCTCCAGCCAGCCCGCCAGGGGGATGCTCTCCTGGGCCAGCAGTCGCAGATCCAGGCCGCCGGC harbors:
- a CDS encoding methyltransferase domain-containing protein, with product MNTRPAPPPWHQSWFDQDYLTLYQHRDPGEAAAFLDRLAGCGLIPPPEACGPVLDLACGAARHSLLLSARGYRVLGLDWSQPLLRAGLAARAGAREPVLLRGDLGRLPFRRGAGLVLSLFTSLGYLDDDAANARVWDGLLALPRPGGRLVLDTLNPAWLRAGLVAASERHVGDWRVLEQRRLLPASNQVEKTIRFGPPGAEPREVVERVKLYGPDWFRGPARAAGLRELAHWGDLDGRPWQTDAPRSILVWERDA
- a CDS encoding ATP-binding protein, coding for MPPRLKAYLWIVILLGLGAGGLDLRLLAQESIPLAGWLERLVWFGLLLGVSHFPIVSRSGGAVSTLNSALNYCLLLSFGAPFAGPAVALNSVYLNFIRRRAIWYKVLFNAAQMLLAVNLAHLLFRWAGGQTGQTPALDLPLSYLQLVLPFVGVVSANLLLVSLAVRLERGTPLGQQMRASHYFDLGGNTILLYLGAQLFYLKIELGWLGVALATVPLVWVHTYLRRYNELKLVHARLDESNQSLRERGEELERGNRVLEDLNRNLGSQGDRLRAQTQELEAANQQLQQMNEDLQHTRRTLVRAEKLKTMGQMAGGVAHDFNNILGAIIARSELLQLEELPPAVRDGLASIHRSALDGAAVVRRIQDFSRVREQQDFERLDLNALVEDSLEMTRALWRDGAHRLGLTYEIRRDCPAPVAAWGNAAELREVLHNLILNALDAMPGGGVLSISTRSRETGVELVVTDTGQGMGRDVLEHIFDPFFTTKGPRGNGLGLSVCFGIIERHQGEIRAESEPGRGSAFRITLPAPPADSVAPVPAAPSTRETLQGGRPHTALVVDDEPDVRAVLVDTLRLMGHEVREAASAPEGLEIWREQRPELVFTDLGMPGMNGWEFTDRLRQEAGERQPLVILVTGWGAQIKQEDLQRHAVDRVLPKPFKLKELDRLLRQLDEAAAGEGAVGPTGGGAVGPGGAGF